One genomic segment of Manis javanica isolate MJ-LG chromosome 7, MJ_LKY, whole genome shotgun sequence includes these proteins:
- the LOC140850441 gene encoding uncharacterized protein — MALAWNRSSACKHRPRSLGRASEALLVNLGQRSPRVPHSRNGERRPSWASAPAPTGVSLVLIHRPPMELSLSVCRMGTVPSPAAQPSCAAGPSPEVKLAEQAPRNVSGSERSSPGHPGAGGGGREALEPEERSVGGALVGAPEARDAAPGPPLAGPRLLPSPLNSPSLASRLCACPCRRRVRCTSSRCRCHGCQGHRRAGPCAGCGLSQRR, encoded by the coding sequence ATGGCTTTGGCTTGGAATAGGAGTTCTGCCTGCAAACACCGGCCTCGTTCCTTGGGCCGAGCTTCTGAGGCGCTCTTAGTGAACCTGGGCCAGCGGTCGCCTAGGGTCCCACACTCCAGAAACGGGGAGCGCCGGCCCAGCTGGGCCTCAGCCCCGGCACCGACTGGTGTTTCGTTGGTTCTCATCCATCGCCCACCTATGGAACTCAGTCTGTCTGTCTGCAGAATGGGAACCGTGCCCAGCCCCGCAGCCCAGCCTTCTTGCGCGGCTGGTCCCTCGCCAGAGGTCAAGCTTGCAGAGCAGGCCCCGCGCAACGTCAGCGGGTCAGAGCGCAGCAGCCCTGGTCACCCAGGTGCGGGAGGCGGAGGGAGGGAGGCGCTGGAGCCGGAGGAGCGGTCTGTGGGAGGGGCGCTTGTCGGAGCCCCAGAAGCGCGGGATGCGGCTCCAGGCCCGCCCCTCGCCGGGCCCCGCCTGCTGCCCTCTCCTCTAAACAGCCCCTCGCTCGCTTCCCGCCTCTGCGCTTGCCCTTGCCGCCGCCGTGTCCGCTGCACGTCCTCCCGCTGCCGGTGCCATGGATGCCAAGGTCATCGCCGTGCTGGCCCCTGTGCTGGCTGCGGTCTGTCTCAGCGACGGTGA